The DNA segment ATCGAAGGAATTCCCCATCGTTAAATTGATAAAAAATAATGTGAATGCGGGATTTGCCCGGGCGGCTAATCAAGGGATTGAAATGACGCAAGGCGACATCATATTGCTTCTCAATCAGGATACTAAAATTCGGAATGATGCCGTGAGCAAACTAGCCAGGTTTCTGAACGAAAAGGCGAGTGCGGGCGTGATCGGGCCGAGATTCAACGGATTCGACGGCATCTTGCAGAAGTCGTGCCGGGCTTTACCGCGCTACCGGGACCTGTTGTTTGAATTTACCGGTCTGTCATATTTGTTTCCCCGGTCGAAAATTTTCGCTCACTGGAAGATGGGGTGGTTTGATCATTTGACGGAACGGGAAGTGGATCAGCCGATGGGGGCGGCCATGATGTTCCGCAAAGGACTGTTTGAGCGGCTTGGCGGTTTCGACGAAGATTTCCCGATTTTTTTCAATGATGTCGATTTTTGCCGCCGCGCCCAAGATGCCGGATTGGTCAATTATTATTACCCCGAGGCAGTGATTGAACATTTCGTGGGCGGCTCCACGAGAAAGAGGAAGCCGCAGATGATTCTGGAATCGCATCGAGCGATGTATCGTTATTTCAGGAAGTATTGCAGAAAGAGTTTCCTTTCCCGGATCGCACTGTATTTCTGGGGGATTATGCTTTACATTTCGGCCTATCTACGAGTCGGATTAAGTCTGATTTTCAAATAACAATTACCGAAGCAGTACCATCTTTTTGGTCTGGCTCAACTTGCCGGCACTCAGACGATAGAAATAAATGCCGGATGAGACTTCCGTTCCATATTCATTCTTTCCGTTCCAGAGAACCGAGTATTGACCCGCCGGTTTCTCGTCAAAATCCATCTGTCTTACCCTTTGTCCGAGCAGATTGAAAATTTCCAATTTGGATGAAGTTCGGGCGGGAAGAGAGAATTCGATCTTAGTCTGAGGATTAAAGGGATTCGGATAATTCTGCTTCAATAAGAATTCTGTCGGCGGCAGTTCGTTCTTCTCTTCAAAATCGGCGGCGATGGAAGGGATATAATTGAGTTGAGCGATTATGAAGCCGTCCTTGAGAGCGGTAATCGTATATGAAGAATCATAATTCAGTTGATCGGATATTGGCCAATCACCGGAAGCATCGCTAAACCCTTCTTCAAGAATATTCCCGCCGCACGAAAGTATGAGATGAGCTCCCTCGACCGGCCGGCCCTCTTCCGTGACGTTTCCGCGAAATGTCCCGTTGGGGGAGGAATTGACGGTCACATCCATGCGGGAAGGGATGTCACGGTAAATCGTCATTGAGGGGTCGCCGAAGAAATTCTGGCCGTAAATCAGGTCCCGGAGATAGGAACAATCGAGCCACGAGAGCGACATGGCGTCAAAGGGATTACCATAGGCCGCGCCGAACAGGTATTTGAAAAAGGCCTGATGCAGAAGATAACTGGAATAGACCCAGCCCCAGCGGGAATTGGCGACCATGCCGACGGCACCGCCATCGGGCGCGGAGATAAGCCGTTCCACAAGCGAGTAATCGGAGCTTCCTCCCCCTAATGAATCGAGATCGAATCCGCCGACATCGCAGGCGAGGGAATAATAGAATGAAGTCTTTCCATTTCTTTCGAGATTTGTGACGGTTCCGTGTCCGCCGGTAATTGGCCCGGTGAGGATGAAAGAGGCCGGCCAATCACCGTAATTGGCGGATTTGACGATGAAGCCGTCGGTTCGCCCGTGAGCGATAATATTAACAACTCCGAATCCTTCCGATATTTTTTGAATGGCGGAGGCGCCGTCGGGATTATCGGGATTGGGATCGCCGCCGGAGGGGGATTCTATGGTCGAGAACGTGTCTATAAGAAAGGGCGAAGGATAAGCCGAGGCAATGTAACCGTGCTGACCTTCAGCCGGGTAGTCGCGCATTTCATCGGATGAAAAGAAAAGAGCCTTATTCAAATAGGTATAATCACCGTGGCCGGGATCGGTGTAATAATTCAATAATTTCGTAATGTAATTGGAAATGACCGAATCGTTTTTTGCCGGAATTCGGCCCACCCTTAATTCGGGAATCAAATCGGGGGCGTCGTCGTTCGGTTCGCCCCAGATATTGTCGCCGTCTTTGTCCCAGTCGCCGGTCAGATCGGCGTAGTACAAATCGGACGGCAAAAGATCGCTTTGTTGAAAAGGACCGGTGCGGACATTGTAATAAAGAAGGTATCTGACCGGCACAATGGATTCATCGCCTCCCAGCATTACAAAGCGACCGCCGCCGCGATAGAAATCTTCGAGATAATTCCTCAGTTTCTCGGAATTATCGACACCGCCGTAATGGGCGAAGATGGAATCGGTAAGAGCCACGGCGGTATTCAGGCCGCAGGCATTTTTGAATGTCACCAGGGGTCGGAAGGCGCCAGCCAGTGCCGGAGCGGTTACGATAACGTAGTCGATTCCGAGCGGGAGGCCCGAGGGATCGGTGTTTTGCGACGCTCGGGCACGCGGCCGAGAGAAAGCGTTGTCTTTAAATCTATTTATCAATTCGTTATGACCGATACAGATCGCGGATGATGATGCTGAAGATAGAGCGATAGTTCGGGCCAGAACCAGATTATCGGCGGAGTCCAGAGTAAGGGGGAGAAGAGCGACGGCATAAACGGTCCTTCCTTCGACATCGATGCGGTCGATATTCAGGACATTGTTCCGCAGTTGTGCGACATCATGCAAGAGGGGCGACGGCGATGAAGAATCGATTCCGGTCGTGCGATTTTCGAAGGTAGTATTCTCGGGCGGGAGCGAAGTAATTTTGATCCGATCGGCGGGCCCGACAGCAAAATCGGCGGAGGTCAAAGGAAGGGCGCTCTCAAGATAGATGATTCTGACGGGAAGGGAGAAATTGCAGTTGACATTGAGGGGCACCGTTTCCGGATAAGAAAATATGTACGATGTGGGGTGCTGTCCCAGAGAATCAGGAGAGAAATGCCATTCTATCGCGCCGAGTTCCGAAGAGGATAAAGCCATCAATAAAACGGCGAGGAATAATATCCGGTTTTTAATTCTTCTCATAACCTGTACTCTGTTTCAAAGCGAACCGACAGAAAGGAAATGCAAGCGGATTGCCCTGTCTGGGTCTTGTGAAGAGAAAAAAGGAATATGCCTAAATCGATATGGGGGTTGAGATTGTGTCAGGTGATAAAGGTCGAATGTGGCGAGGCTATTTCTGCGGCCGCAGACTTTATGGGGTTTAATCCATAGATAGGGGATTCAAAGATAGGAAATTTTGTTTGTGAAAGTTTTCCACAGCGGGCGAACTTAAGGTTAAATATGATCTTAAATTTCAAGAAAATTGAATATAGTTTACTTATTGGAAATAAAAGATTTATGCGTATAATTTTTTTATTTTTTTCCTTGACATTAAAAAGTGATTTTCGCTAAAATAGGGTGAATTTTGGTGTAAAGTGGAACAAAGTGGAGATTGCCTGCGATGGATGGCTTCTACGGACAATATAGCGTGGTAATGGATGAGAAGGGAAGGATTTCGTTACCGTCGAAATTGCGGCCATCATTTCAGGAAGGCGCTCAGGAAGCAGATAATTTTATTCTTACCAAGGGCCTGGACGGCTGTCTTGCTTTGTATCCCAGGAGACAGTGGGAACAAATTCAGCGTCGGCTTGATGCGCTGAGTTTTACCCGAAAGGACTTTAGATACTTCAGCCGCCTGCTTCACTCCGGAGCCGTGCTGATTACATTGGATCGTCAGGGACGACTGCTGATCCCCTCACACTTGCAGAAGGAAGCTTCGCTGGAGAAGGACCTTCTGGTAATCGGGGCATATCGTTGGATAGAAATTTGGAATCCTTCCCATTACAAGCAGTACCTTGATCAGTATGGCCAGAGCTACGAAGAGGTAGCGGAAAAGCTTTTTGATCCAAAGGACTGGCAGAGCGAATGAAAGGTACCATCACCGCCCGGTTCTGGCCGAAGAAGCGGTGAGGCAACTGGTGACGCGCCGTGACGGGGTCTATCTCGATTTGACCTGCGGCGGCGGCGGTCATCTGAAAAAAATTTCCGAGGTACTCTCTGCCGGCGGGCAATTGATCGGTGTCGATCGCGACCCGGATGCCATAGCGGCGACGCTGGATTATCTCAAGTCCATACCACAGACTTTAAGGGTTGTTCAAAATAATTTTGGCCGGCTGGACGAAGTGCTGAAAGCCTTCGGAATCAGCCAAGTTAGCGGGGTCTTGTTGGATTTGGGAATTTCATCCTTCCAGATTGACACTCCCGAACGGGGCTTTTCTTTCATGCAGGACGGTCCTCTCGACATGCGGATGGATAATACCGGTGAGGTAACTGCGGCCACGGTCGTGAATGAGTATCCGGTCGAGGAACTGCTTTCGATATTCCGATCGTACGG comes from the Candidatus Zixiibacteriota bacterium genome and includes:
- a CDS encoding exported hypothetical protein (Evidence 5 : Unknown function); the protein is MRRIKNRILFLAVLLMALSSSELGAIEWHFSPDSLGQHPTSYIFSYPETVPLNVNCNFSLPVRIIYLESALPLTSADFAVGPADRIKITSLPPENTTFENRTTGIDSSSPSPLLHDVAQLRNNVLNIDRIDVEGRTVYAVALLPLTLDSADNLVLARTIALSSASSSAICIGHNELINRFKDNAFSRPRARASQNTDPSGLPLGIDYVIVTAPALAGAFRPLVTFKNACGLNTAVALTDSIFAHYGGVDNSEKLRNYLEDFYRGGGRFVMLGGDESIVPVRYLLYYNVRTGPFQQSDLLPSDLYYADLTGDWDKDGDNIWGEPNDDAPDLIPELRVGRIPAKNDSVISNYITKLLNYYTDPGHGDYTYLNKALFFSSDEMRDYPAEGQHGYIASAYPSPFLIDTFSTIESPSGGDPNPDNPDGASAIQKISEGFGVVNIIAHGRTDGFIVKSANYGDWPASFILTGPITGGHGTVTNLERNGKTSFYYSLACDVGGFDLDSLGGGSSDYSLVERLISAPDGGAVGMVANSRWGWVYSSYLLHQAFFKYLFGAAYGNPFDAMSLSWLDCSYLRDLIYGQNFFGDPSMTIYRDIPSRMDVTVNSSPNGTFRGNVTEEGRPVEGAHLILSCGGNILEEGFSDASGDWPISDQLNYDSSYTITALKDGFIIAQLNYIPSIAADFEEKNELPPTEFLLKQNYPNPFNPQTKIEFSLPARTSSKLEIFNLLGQRVRQMDFDEKPAGQYSVLWNGKNEYGTEVSSGIYFYRLSAGKLSQTKKMVLLR
- the mraW gene encoding S-adenosyl-dependent methyltransferase activity on membrane-located substrates (Evidence 2a : Function from experimental evidences in other organisms; PubMedId : 10493123, 20042184, 2187182, 6350821; Product type e : enzyme) — translated: MIQRTGRANERYHHRPVLAEEAVRQLVTRRDGVYLDLTCGGGGHLKKISEVLSAGGQLIGVDRDPDAIAATLDYLKSIPQTLRVVQNNFGRLDEVLKAFGISQVSGVLLDLGISSFQIDTPERGFSFMQDGPLDMRMDNTGEVTAATVVNEYPVEELLSIFRSYGEEKRSYRAARAIAGAREKSRIETTGQLRQVLEPVFPPHLLNGSLARIFQALRIVVNGELEQLETALPKAVDSLETGGHLVVISYHSLEDRIVKRFIADRVKGCICPPEFPVCVCGKKPTLRALTRHPVKPSEEEIKSNSRAKSARLRAAEKMA
- the mraZ gene encoding Protein MraZ; translated protein: MDGFYGQYSVVMDEKGRISLPSKLRPSFQEGAQEADNFILTKGLDGCLALYPRRQWEQIQRRLDALSFTRKDFRYFSRLLHSGAVLITLDRQGRLLIPSHLQKEASLEKDLLVIGAYRWIEIWNPSHYKQYLDQYGQSYEEVAEKLFDPKDWQSE
- a CDS encoding Family 2 glycosyl transferase gives rise to the protein MKVIAGKVSVVIVTYNGAEFIRDCLRSLMDEATALNLEIVAVDNGSTDGTAALISKEFPIVKLIKNNVNAGFARAANQGIEMTQGDIILLLNQDTKIRNDAVSKLARFLNEKASAGVIGPRFNGFDGILQKSCRALPRYRDLLFEFTGLSYLFPRSKIFAHWKMGWFDHLTEREVDQPMGAAMMFRKGLFERLGGFDEDFPIFFNDVDFCRRAQDAGLVNYYYPEAVIEHFVGGSTRKRKPQMILESHRAMYRYFRKYCRKSFLSRIALYFWGIMLYISAYLRVGLSLIFK